From one Nonomuraea polychroma genomic stretch:
- a CDS encoding RidA family protein has translation MRVPGKATPRGRFPHVKRAGDFLYVSGTSCRRPDDTFVGVEVDKYGATNLDIRAQTRAVIENIGDILKAAGGSLGDLVQITAYLVNMNDFKGYNEVYAEFFDEEGPSRTTVAVHQLPHPHLLIEMQAVAYHPQD, from the coding sequence ATGCGGGTGCCCGGGAAGGCCACGCCGCGTGGCAGGTTCCCGCACGTCAAGCGGGCAGGCGACTTCCTGTACGTCTCGGGCACCAGCTGCCGCAGGCCCGACGACACGTTCGTGGGCGTCGAGGTCGACAAGTACGGAGCCACGAACCTGGACATCCGCGCCCAGACCAGGGCGGTCATCGAGAACATCGGCGACATACTCAAGGCCGCCGGCGGCTCGCTCGGCGACCTCGTGCAGATCACGGCCTACCTGGTGAACATGAACGACTTCAAGGGCTACAACGAGGTCTACGCCGAGTTCTTCGACGAGGAGGGGCCGAGCAGGACCACGGTCGCGGTGCACCAGCTGCCGCACCCGCACCTGCTCATCGAGATGCAGGCGGTTGCCTACCATCCGCAGGACTGA
- a CDS encoding 2-keto-4-pentenoate hydratase, with translation MHDEWSQAVDARSQAAERLAEAARSGKPCAPIRDLIGTAADAYAVQEINTRRALGEGRRIVGRKIGVTNLEVQRQLGIDQPTCAPLYADMAYLDGLPIPYGRLLQPRAEAEVALVLGADLVGGPFTVAEVIRAVEFVLPAIEIADSRIDGWDITLADTVSDNASSGVFVLGNTPVSLMGLDLRAAGMTMTRAGKEVSAGSGAACLGSPLNAATWLATRLGRTERPLRAGEVVLTGALGAVVPVEPEDVFEAHIDGLGSVRAVFGK, from the coding sequence ATGCATGACGAATGGTCCCAGGCCGTCGACGCGCGTTCCCAGGCCGCCGAACGGCTGGCCGAAGCCGCGCGATCCGGCAAGCCGTGCGCGCCGATCAGGGACCTGATCGGTACGGCGGCCGACGCGTACGCCGTACAGGAGATCAACACGCGGCGGGCGCTCGGCGAGGGGCGGCGGATCGTCGGCAGGAAGATCGGCGTCACGAATCTGGAGGTGCAGCGGCAGCTCGGCATCGACCAGCCGACCTGTGCCCCGCTCTACGCGGACATGGCCTACCTCGACGGGCTGCCCATTCCGTACGGCCGGCTCCTGCAACCGCGGGCCGAGGCCGAGGTGGCGCTGGTGCTCGGCGCGGACCTGGTGGGCGGGCCTTTCACGGTGGCCGAGGTGATCAGGGCGGTGGAGTTCGTGCTGCCCGCCATCGAGATCGCGGACTCGCGCATCGACGGCTGGGACATCACGCTGGCGGACACGGTGTCCGACAACGCCTCCAGCGGGGTGTTCGTGCTGGGCAACACGCCGGTCTCGCTGATGGGGCTCGACCTGCGCGCGGCCGGGATGACGATGACCCGCGCAGGGAAGGAGGTCTCGGCCGGGTCGGGCGCCGCGTGCCTGGGCAGCCCGCTCAACGCCGCCACGTGGCTGGCGACGCGGCTGGGCCGTACGGAGCGGCCGCTGCGGGCCGGCGAGGTGGTGCTGACCGGCGCGCTCGGCGCGGTGGTCCCGGTCGAGCCCGAGGACGTGTTCGAGGCGCACATCGACGGGCTGGGATCGGTGCGGGCGGTGTTCGGCAAGTGA
- a CDS encoding aldehyde dehydrogenase family protein: MLTHFIGGEPVVAGKAFPVHNPVTGTVIRQVCEADPEVVDRAVRAAREAAPGWAALPVAERAGWMRRLAEGIEDRFDALVAAEIADTGKPLDQTRTLDIPRGIANFRAFAEIAAQRPDDAFHLSGVLSYTVRRPLGVVAAIVPWNLPFLLMTWKLAPALVAGNAVVVKPSEHTPGTAAVFGEICAAVGLPPGVVNIIYGYGSAGRLLVEHPGVDAVTFTGSTGTGSAIMRAVADRVKPVSFELGGKNAGLVFADCDLDRAVEGTAKSVFTNGGQVCLCTERLYVQRPIFEEFCARLAVRALEVAPQPMISAEHRDKVLSYYALARSEGAKMLAGGGVPVFGDHRDSGYFVEPTVVTGLSEWSRFNREEIFGPVCHVAPFDTEAEAIDLANGSEYGLAATLWTGSLDRAHRVAQRLEAGLVWVNTWYLRDLRTPFGGVRLSGIGREGGVQSLDFYSEPTTITIKLEQPDA, translated from the coding sequence GTGCTGACCCATTTCATCGGCGGCGAGCCGGTGGTCGCGGGCAAGGCATTCCCGGTGCACAACCCGGTGACAGGCACGGTGATCAGGCAGGTCTGCGAGGCCGATCCGGAGGTCGTCGATCGGGCGGTCCGCGCGGCCAGGGAGGCGGCGCCCGGCTGGGCGGCACTGCCCGTGGCCGAACGGGCCGGGTGGATGCGGCGCCTGGCCGAGGGCATCGAGGACCGCTTCGACGCACTGGTGGCGGCGGAGATCGCCGACACCGGCAAGCCGCTCGACCAGACCCGCACGCTGGACATCCCGCGCGGCATCGCGAACTTCCGCGCGTTCGCCGAGATCGCCGCCCAGCGCCCCGACGACGCCTTCCACCTGTCGGGGGTGCTCAGCTACACCGTGCGCCGGCCCCTGGGCGTGGTCGCGGCGATCGTCCCGTGGAACCTGCCGTTCCTGCTGATGACGTGGAAGCTCGCCCCCGCTCTCGTCGCCGGCAACGCCGTGGTGGTCAAGCCGTCCGAGCACACGCCGGGGACGGCCGCGGTGTTCGGCGAGATCTGCGCCGCCGTGGGGCTGCCGCCCGGCGTCGTCAACATCATCTACGGGTACGGCTCCGCCGGCCGCCTCCTCGTCGAGCACCCCGGCGTGGACGCGGTGACGTTCACCGGCTCCACCGGGACGGGCTCGGCGATCATGAGGGCCGTGGCGGACCGGGTCAAGCCGGTCTCGTTCGAGCTGGGCGGCAAGAACGCCGGGCTGGTCTTCGCGGACTGCGATCTCGACCGCGCGGTCGAGGGGACGGCGAAGTCCGTCTTCACCAACGGCGGCCAGGTCTGCCTGTGCACAGAACGGCTCTACGTCCAGCGCCCGATCTTCGAGGAGTTCTGCGCCCGGCTGGCGGTCCGCGCCCTGGAGGTGGCGCCCCAGCCCATGATCTCCGCCGAACACCGCGACAAGGTGCTCTCCTACTACGCCTTGGCCCGCTCGGAGGGAGCCAAGATGCTGGCGGGGGGCGGCGTCCCGGTGTTCGGCGATCACCGGGACTCCGGTTATTTCGTCGAGCCGACAGTGGTGACAGGCTTGTCGGAGTGGTCCCGCTTCAACAGGGAGGAGATCTTCGGTCCCGTGTGTCACGTCGCACCCTTCGACACTGAGGCCGAGGCGATCGACCTGGCCAACGGCAGTGAGTACGGCCTGGCCGCCACCCTCTGGACCGGCAGCCTCGACCGCGCGCACCGGGTGGCGCAGCGGCTGGAGGCCGGGCTCGTCTGGGTCAACACCTGGTATCTCCGCGACCTGCGTACCCCGTTCGGCGGCGTGCGGCTGTCGGGTATCGGCAGGGAAGGCGGCGTCCAGTCGCTGGACTTCTACTCGGAACCCACCACGATCACGATCAAACTGGAGCAGCCCGATGCATGA
- a CDS encoding VanZ family protein, whose translation MTRTWELWGNVIIAGTFALPLALLAILLLSRHRARAGHPAPLRTSIADIGIVVGTAPWIWMILTPSDGARGVGLVPFMDLADVATASWETVLVQVGGNLLVFAALGALLPVRTPAMASLGRIAAVSAAFSVLVELLQYGLRLGRFSSIDDVVLNTAGAVIFALVTRRWWATRIPAGAVPQ comes from the coding sequence ATGACGCGGACGTGGGAATTGTGGGGAAACGTCATTATTGCTGGTACGTTTGCACTCCCCTTGGCCTTGCTAGCAATCTTGCTTCTCTCCCGTCACCGCGCTCGCGCCGGCCATCCGGCGCCTCTGCGTACGTCGATCGCGGACATCGGCATCGTGGTCGGCACCGCGCCGTGGATTTGGATGATCCTCACGCCGTCCGACGGCGCCCGCGGAGTCGGACTCGTCCCGTTCATGGACCTCGCGGACGTCGCCACCGCCTCGTGGGAGACCGTCTTGGTGCAGGTCGGAGGCAATCTGCTGGTGTTCGCCGCCCTGGGGGCGCTGTTGCCGGTACGCACCCCCGCAATGGCCTCTCTCGGCCGGATTGCGGCGGTCTCCGCGGCATTTTCGGTCCTCGTCGAGCTCCTCCAGTACGGGCTGAGGCTGGGTCGTTTCTCCTCCATCGACGACGTCGTCCTCAACACCGCAGGCGCCGTGATCTTCGCACTGGTTACTCGCCGCTGGTGGGCCACCCGAATACCGGCTGGGGCCGTTCCACAGTAA
- a CDS encoding GntR family transcriptional regulator, with the protein MSESPVPQEPPIYRRIADGLRARILAGELRDGDRLPGENALMAEYAIARATARQALAVLINEGLAVPKRGSGVYVRLFKPIRRHGSRRLSREQWGQGQAIWDADTRGRPFTVDHVEVGLEHATEEVASILESPEVWVRRRRYSVDTRPVQLATSYFPARLVEGSAITLPDTGPGGVYARLSDLGVPPAHFTEEVRARMPQPRESALLDLPGGTPVIVIARTAYTSGGLPVEVNEMVLDSAAYVLQYDFDA; encoded by the coding sequence TTGTCTGAATCCCCGGTACCCCAAGAGCCCCCTATCTATCGCCGCATCGCCGACGGTCTCCGCGCCCGGATCCTCGCCGGCGAGTTGCGCGACGGGGACCGGCTACCGGGCGAGAACGCTCTGATGGCCGAATACGCAATCGCACGAGCCACCGCCAGGCAGGCGCTTGCCGTACTGATCAACGAAGGGCTGGCGGTGCCCAAACGAGGTTCGGGGGTTTACGTGCGGCTGTTCAAACCGATACGCAGGCACGGTTCACGCCGGCTCTCACGGGAGCAGTGGGGTCAGGGCCAGGCCATCTGGGACGCCGACACCCGTGGCCGGCCGTTCACCGTGGATCACGTCGAGGTCGGGCTCGAGCACGCCACAGAGGAGGTGGCGAGCATTCTCGAGAGCCCCGAGGTATGGGTGCGGCGACGCCGCTACTCGGTCGACACCAGGCCGGTGCAACTGGCGACCTCCTACTTTCCCGCGCGCCTGGTCGAGGGCAGCGCGATCACCCTTCCCGACACGGGTCCTGGAGGCGTCTACGCCAGGCTGAGCGATCTGGGCGTCCCCCCGGCCCACTTCACCGAGGAGGTACGCGCCCGCATGCCGCAACCCCGCGAGAGCGCGCTGCTCGACCTGCCGGGCGGCACACCGGTCATCGTCATCGCGCGGACCGCGTACACCTCCGGCGGGTTGCCCGTCGAGGTCAACGAAATGGTGCTGGACTCGGCGGCTTACGTACTCCAGTACGACTTCGACGCCTGA
- a CDS encoding gamma carbonic anhydrase family protein: protein MYIAALDNGAVPDIHPEAYIAPGATVVGRVRVGRASSIWYGSVLRGDDERIEIGQECNVQDLCCLHSDPGEPAILEDRVSLGHKAMVHGAHVESGALIGIGAIVLGGARVGAGTLVAAGALVGPGKKIPSGVLVAGVPGKIVRELTDDDRASFARTPDNYMAKALRHRQASSL, encoded by the coding sequence GTGTACATAGCAGCGTTGGACAACGGAGCAGTCCCGGACATACACCCCGAGGCGTACATCGCGCCCGGCGCCACCGTGGTCGGACGAGTCCGGGTCGGCCGGGCGTCCAGCATCTGGTACGGCTCCGTTCTGCGCGGTGACGACGAGCGGATCGAGATCGGCCAGGAGTGCAACGTCCAGGATCTGTGTTGCCTGCACTCCGACCCCGGTGAGCCGGCCATCCTGGAGGACCGGGTGAGCCTGGGCCACAAGGCCATGGTCCATGGCGCCCACGTGGAGTCGGGCGCGCTGATCGGCATCGGCGCGATCGTGCTCGGCGGCGCCCGCGTCGGTGCGGGCACCCTGGTGGCCGCCGGAGCGCTCGTCGGCCCCGGCAAGAAGATCCCGTCCGGCGTGCTGGTCGCCGGCGTGCCCGGGAAGATCGTGCGCGAGCTCACCGACGACGACCGGGCGTCCTTCGCCCGTACGCCGGACAACTACATGGCCAAGGCGCTCAGGCACCGGCAGGCGTCATCGCTTTGA
- a CDS encoding metal-sensitive transcriptional regulator has protein sequence MHGYSGDKQAYLTRLRRIEGQIRGLQRMVDDDAYCIDVLTQVSAATRALQAVALGLLEEHISHCVADAINTGGPEAEAKVKEASAAIARLVRS, from the coding sequence ATGCATGGGTACAGCGGGGACAAGCAGGCATATCTGACGCGGCTCAGGCGAATCGAGGGCCAGATCAGGGGTCTGCAGCGAATGGTCGATGACGACGCATACTGCATCGACGTGCTCACCCAGGTCTCCGCGGCCACGCGGGCACTGCAGGCGGTGGCGCTGGGGCTGCTCGAGGAGCACATTTCACATTGCGTGGCGGACGCGATCAACACTGGCGGTCCCGAGGCCGAGGCGAAGGTTAAGGAGGCCTCTGCGGCGATCGCGCGCCTCGTGCGTTCCTAG
- a CDS encoding glycosyltransferase, with the protein MKVSLVLPSAYSMRGDVRATLNLASALAKRHEVEVISVRRQKEKPFFPVGSDVAMRSVVDVRPGVRHLLPRGQVRTEVALWRVLRGLKCDVLITTRPALGVQAARHAPREMLKIAREWARPAVPGPVKRFYPRLSAVVTATESAQEEWTRLLEGGPAVHSVQDALPAGPWPRSRMDNRIVAAGGRWVPVKAYHRLIKAFAVVADKRPDWRLRLYGGGPEERRLRALVRELDLHNHVYFMGTTPDLAGEFAKASIVANTSRGEDHSMTVLEAMGCGVPVVAFEGARGPTEFVATGYNGVLVPESEADLHLFAAALLALIDDERRRRSLAAGALDTAQRHSADEVAEQWEKLITELR; encoded by the coding sequence ATGAAGGTCAGCCTGGTCCTGCCCTCCGCGTACAGCATGCGGGGCGACGTGCGGGCCACGCTCAACCTCGCCTCGGCGCTGGCCAAGCGGCACGAGGTCGAGGTGATCAGCGTACGGCGGCAGAAGGAGAAGCCGTTCTTCCCCGTCGGCTCCGACGTGGCCATGCGCAGCGTCGTCGACGTCCGGCCCGGGGTCAGGCATCTGCTCCCGCGCGGTCAGGTACGCACCGAGGTGGCGCTGTGGCGGGTGCTGCGCGGGCTGAAGTGCGACGTGCTGATCACCACCCGGCCGGCGCTCGGCGTGCAGGCCGCCAGGCACGCTCCCCGCGAGATGCTGAAGATCGCCAGGGAGTGGGCACGACCGGCCGTGCCGGGGCCGGTGAAACGCTTCTACCCGCGCCTGAGCGCCGTCGTGACGGCCACGGAGTCGGCCCAGGAGGAGTGGACCAGGCTCCTGGAAGGCGGGCCCGCCGTGCACTCCGTACAGGACGCGCTGCCGGCCGGTCCGTGGCCGCGCTCGCGGATGGACAACAGGATCGTGGCCGCCGGTGGGCGGTGGGTCCCGGTCAAGGCGTACCACCGGCTGATCAAGGCGTTCGCCGTCGTGGCCGACAAGCGGCCCGACTGGAGGCTGCGGCTGTACGGCGGCGGCCCCGAGGAGCGGCGGCTGCGTGCGCTGGTGCGCGAGCTGGACCTGCACAACCACGTCTACTTCATGGGCACCACGCCGGACCTGGCGGGCGAGTTCGCCAAGGCGTCGATCGTGGCCAACACCTCGCGTGGTGAGGACCACTCCATGACGGTGCTCGAGGCCATGGGGTGCGGGGTGCCGGTGGTGGCGTTCGAGGGGGCCAGGGGGCCGACGGAGTTCGTGGCCACGGGCTACAACGGGGTGCTGGTGCCCGAGTCCGAGGCCGACCTGCACCTGTTCGCCGCTGCGCTGCTCGCGCTGATCGACGACGAGCGCAGGCGGCGCTCGCTCGCGGCCGGAGCGCTGGACACGGCGCAGCGCCACTCGGCCGACGAGGTGGCCGAGCAGTGGGAAAAGCTGATCACGGAACTCCGCTGA
- a CDS encoding (Fe-S)-binding protein has protein sequence MLWVAIIGLVMTVLAVAVAGRRALFLYKLATVGPPAPERIEYAKTHAADEVKAQLVEVFGQKKLLKWTPSGTAHFFVMWAFFILLTVYIEAYGAIIQGAITGRPNFHIPLIGTWGVLGFLQDFIAVACLAGLAVFAGIRIKNAPTKLGRDSRFSGSHLGGAWLVLFMIFNIIWTLFLARGAAAANGNFPYSSGAFVSLALGDVLPQSALLEDIALLLHIGFMLVFLVIVVNSKHLHIFTAPLNVLFSRRPDGLGGAPEMRVDGKPVDFEDEDLDPERLGRGKIGDTTWKGFLDFYSCTECGRCQSQCPAWNTDKPLSPKMLILDQRDHAFKVAPYLMAASTEHADKDVLALLEKPLVGEEGVIHPDVLWSCTNCGACVEQCPVDIEHIDHILDMRRYQVMVESSFPSEAGVMVKNLENKGNPWGMSEMKRADWIEELDFEVEVVDEKMPEDAEYLFWVGCAGALEDRAKKTTKAVAELLHIAGVKFAVLGPMEACTGDPARRLGMEYLFNMLAQQNIETLNEAGVKKIVATCPHCFNTLANEYPQLGGTYEVVHHTQLLSKLVDEGLLTPITPIEEKITYHDPCFLGRHNKVYSQPRDIMSKVPGVTTQEMHRHKDRGFCCGAGGARMWMEERIGKRINTERVDEALTTNPDTVSTACPFCMVMLGDAINEKKNNGEAKESLEVVDVAQLLIKSVKGAS, from the coding sequence GTGCTCTGGGTAGCCATCATCGGACTCGTCATGACCGTCCTGGCGGTGGCCGTCGCCGGCCGCAGGGCGCTGTTCCTGTACAAGCTGGCGACCGTGGGCCCGCCCGCGCCCGAGCGGATCGAGTACGCCAAGACGCACGCCGCCGACGAGGTCAAGGCGCAGCTGGTGGAGGTGTTCGGGCAGAAGAAGCTGCTCAAGTGGACGCCGTCGGGCACCGCGCACTTCTTCGTCATGTGGGCGTTCTTCATCCTGCTGACCGTCTACATCGAGGCGTACGGCGCGATCATCCAAGGTGCGATCACCGGCCGGCCGAACTTCCACATCCCGCTCATCGGGACCTGGGGCGTGCTGGGCTTCCTGCAGGACTTCATCGCGGTGGCCTGCCTGGCCGGCCTGGCGGTCTTCGCGGGCATCCGGATCAAGAACGCGCCCACGAAGCTCGGCCGCGACTCCCGCTTCTCCGGGTCCCACCTCGGCGGCGCGTGGCTCGTGCTCTTCATGATCTTCAACATCATCTGGACGCTGTTCCTGGCCCGGGGCGCGGCGGCGGCCAACGGGAACTTCCCGTACTCCTCGGGCGCGTTCGTCTCCCTGGCGCTCGGCGACGTGCTGCCGCAGAGCGCGCTGCTGGAGGACATCGCGCTGCTCCTGCACATCGGCTTCATGCTGGTGTTCCTGGTGATCGTGGTGAACTCCAAGCACCTGCACATCTTCACCGCGCCGCTCAACGTGCTCTTCTCCCGCCGCCCTGACGGCCTGGGCGGAGCGCCGGAGATGCGGGTGGACGGCAAGCCGGTGGACTTCGAGGACGAGGACCTCGACCCCGAGCGGCTGGGGCGCGGCAAGATCGGCGACACCACATGGAAGGGCTTCCTGGACTTCTACTCCTGCACGGAGTGCGGCCGTTGCCAGTCGCAGTGCCCGGCGTGGAACACCGACAAGCCGCTCTCGCCGAAGATGCTCATCCTCGACCAGCGTGACCACGCGTTCAAGGTGGCTCCTTACCTGATGGCCGCGAGCACGGAGCACGCCGACAAGGACGTGCTGGCGCTGCTGGAGAAGCCGCTGGTCGGCGAGGAGGGTGTGATCCACCCGGACGTGCTGTGGTCGTGCACCAACTGCGGCGCGTGCGTCGAGCAGTGCCCCGTGGACATCGAGCACATCGACCACATCCTCGACATGCGCCGCTACCAGGTGATGGTCGAGTCGTCGTTCCCGTCCGAGGCGGGGGTGATGGTCAAGAACCTGGAGAACAAGGGCAACCCGTGGGGCATGTCCGAGATGAAGCGGGCCGACTGGATCGAGGAGTTGGACTTCGAGGTCGAGGTCGTCGACGAGAAGATGCCCGAGGACGCCGAATACCTGTTCTGGGTGGGGTGCGCCGGCGCGCTCGAGGACCGGGCCAAGAAGACCACCAAGGCGGTGGCGGAGCTGCTGCACATCGCGGGCGTGAAGTTCGCGGTGCTCGGGCCGATGGAGGCGTGCACCGGCGACCCGGCCCGCCGCCTGGGCATGGAATACCTGTTCAACATGCTCGCCCAGCAGAACATCGAGACGCTGAACGAGGCGGGCGTCAAGAAGATCGTCGCCACCTGCCCGCACTGCTTCAACACGCTCGCCAACGAGTATCCGCAGCTCGGCGGCACGTACGAGGTCGTGCACCACACGCAGCTGCTGTCGAAGCTGGTGGACGAGGGCCTGCTCACCCCGATCACGCCGATCGAGGAGAAGATCACCTACCACGACCCGTGCTTCCTCGGCCGCCACAACAAGGTTTACTCCCAGCCCCGCGACATCATGTCCAAGGTGCCCGGCGTCACGACGCAGGAGATGCACCGGCACAAGGACCGCGGCTTCTGCTGTGGCGCGGGCGGCGCGCGCATGTGGATGGAGGAGCGCATCGGCAAGCGCATCAACACCGAGCGCGTGGACGAGGCGCTGACCACCAACCCGGACACCGTCTCCACGGCCTGCCCGTTCTGCATGGTGATGCTCGGTGACGCGATCAACGAGAAGAAGAACAACGGCGAGGCCAAGGAGTCACTCGAAGTCGTGGACGTGGCCCAGCTCTTGATCAAATCGGTCAAGGGCGCTTCCTGA
- a CDS encoding TetR family transcriptional regulator — MSTTKRRPGRRPGSADTRGEILAAARKVFAEKGFDKATVRGIAREAKVDPALVHHYFETKEGMFAAAMQLPVSPETVIPLLLEGPREEIGERLVRLILRVTASPETREPLVALIRSAMTNEQAATMMREFITNALLYQVADQLKVPHLRIEAAFGQMFGVVLGRYVLKLEPLASADPEELVELLGPTIQRYFAG, encoded by the coding sequence GTGAGCACGACAAAGAGGCGTCCGGGGCGTCGGCCCGGGTCCGCCGACACGCGCGGAGAGATCCTGGCGGCGGCCAGGAAGGTGTTCGCCGAGAAGGGGTTCGACAAGGCCACGGTGCGCGGCATCGCGAGGGAGGCCAAGGTCGATCCCGCTCTCGTGCACCACTACTTCGAGACCAAGGAGGGCATGTTCGCGGCGGCCATGCAGCTGCCGGTCAGCCCCGAGACGGTCATCCCGCTGCTGCTGGAGGGCCCGCGCGAGGAGATCGGCGAGCGGCTGGTACGCCTGATCCTGCGTGTCACCGCGTCGCCGGAGACGCGAGAGCCGTTGGTCGCGCTGATCCGCTCGGCCATGACCAATGAGCAGGCGGCCACGATGATGCGGGAGTTCATCACCAACGCCCTGCTCTACCAGGTGGCCGACCAGCTGAAGGTGCCGCACCTGCGGATCGAGGCCGCGTTCGGCCAGATGTTCGGCGTGGTCTTGGGACGCTACGTGCTCAAGCTGGAGCCGCTGGCGAGCGCCGATCCCGAGGAGCTGGTCGAGTTGCTGGGGCCGACCATCCAGAGGTACTTCGCCGGTTAG
- a CDS encoding class I SAM-dependent methyltransferase, with amino-acid sequence MRDLGRVFDRVADAYDAGRPSYPDEMYRAVSELTGVDLDGATTVDVGAGTGILTRALRARGSHVIAVDPGAEMLARLMSRSQNGTPAVAAVQGDGNALPLADGVADLVAYGQSWHWLDPVVSIAEARRVLRPRGAIVGCWNLHHAAQADWLAAYEARLAEEVPSYWGPAVEQWSVPPIASAFEVIEERWIPWTRLVGIEDFLLGLRSHSYMAALSAQAADALVERQRAELRKDFPEGLLSVPMRVYLAVGR; translated from the coding sequence ATGAGGGATCTTGGCCGGGTGTTCGACCGCGTCGCCGACGCCTACGACGCGGGCCGGCCCAGCTACCCCGACGAGATGTATCGAGCCGTGAGCGAGCTGACCGGCGTCGACCTCGATGGCGCCACGACGGTGGACGTGGGGGCGGGCACGGGCATTCTGACGCGGGCGCTCAGGGCGCGCGGCTCGCATGTCATCGCCGTCGACCCTGGTGCGGAGATGCTGGCCAGGCTCATGTCCAGGTCACAGAACGGCACGCCGGCGGTCGCGGCGGTGCAGGGCGACGGCAACGCGCTGCCGCTGGCGGACGGGGTGGCCGACCTGGTGGCGTACGGCCAGTCGTGGCACTGGCTGGACCCCGTGGTTTCGATCGCCGAGGCCAGGCGGGTGCTGCGGCCGCGGGGCGCGATCGTGGGCTGCTGGAATCTCCACCACGCCGCCCAGGCCGACTGGCTGGCCGCCTATGAGGCGCGCCTGGCCGAGGAGGTCCCCTCCTACTGGGGGCCGGCGGTCGAGCAGTGGTCGGTGCCGCCCATCGCCTCGGCCTTCGAGGTGATCGAGGAGCGGTGGATCCCGTGGACGCGGCTGGTCGGCATCGAGGACTTCCTCCTAGGCCTGCGCTCGCACTCGTACATGGCGGCGTTGTCGGCGCAGGCGGCTGACGCGCTCGTCGAACGGCAGCGGGCGGAGCTGCGCAAGGACTTCCCGGAGGGCCTGCTGTCCGTGCCGATGCGGGTCTATCTGGCGGTGGGCCGGTGA
- a CDS encoding sugar phosphate isomerase/epimerase family protein translates to MADVIRVPNAKIALSTASVYPERTPDAFELAARLGYDGVEIMVGADPVSQDIDVIERLSDHYQVPVLAIHAPCLLVTQRVWGRDPWAKLVKAQKAAERLGASTVVVHPPFRWQRDYARDFETGLARMRDETDITFAVENMFPLRARGNDVVPYSPGWNPIDYDFPQVTLDLSHTAVSGSDAMEMAAKLGDRLAHLHLADGIGVTNKDEHLVPGRGNQPCAQMLERLANTGYSGLVVLEINTRKAASRTERIDDLAEGLAFARLHLAAST, encoded by the coding sequence GTGGCTGATGTCATCCGCGTGCCCAATGCGAAGATCGCATTGTCCACTGCCTCGGTATATCCGGAACGCACTCCTGACGCGTTCGAGCTGGCCGCCCGCCTGGGCTACGACGGCGTGGAGATCATGGTCGGCGCCGACCCGGTGAGCCAGGACATCGACGTGATCGAGCGGCTCTCCGACCACTATCAAGTCCCCGTGCTGGCCATCCACGCCCCCTGCCTCCTGGTGACCCAGCGGGTCTGGGGCCGCGACCCCTGGGCCAAGCTGGTCAAGGCGCAGAAGGCGGCCGAGCGCCTGGGCGCCTCCACGGTCGTGGTGCATCCGCCGTTTCGCTGGCAGCGCGACTACGCGCGCGACTTCGAGACCGGGCTGGCCAGGATGCGCGACGAGACCGACATCACGTTCGCGGTCGAGAACATGTTCCCGCTGCGTGCCAGGGGCAACGACGTCGTGCCTTACTCGCCCGGCTGGAACCCGATCGACTACGACTTCCCCCAGGTCACCCTGGACCTGTCGCACACGGCGGTGTCAGGCTCGGACGCCATGGAGATGGCAGCCAAGCTCGGCGACCGGCTGGCCCACCTGCACCTGGCCGACGGCATCGGGGTGACGAACAAGGACGAGCACCTGGTGCCGGGCAGGGGCAACCAGCCGTGCGCCCAGATGCTGGAGCGCCTGGCCAACACCGGCTACTCCGGCCTGGTCGTCCTCGAGATCAACACGCGCAAGGCGGCCAGCCGCACCGAGCGGATCGACGACCTGGCGGAGGGGCTGGCCTTCGCGCGGCTGCACCTGGCGGCGTCCACATGA